A stretch of Meiothermus sp. QL-1 DNA encodes these proteins:
- a CDS encoding V-type ATP synthase subunit E — MSKLEDILQNEVAAEIAAIAAEAEAKAKAILEAAQAQAEALKANRQRALEAEHAAALRRAESAAELLVNQSRIAARGRVVEEVRAQALRALEELTGQPQFGEVLVKLAEEALSGMGGAEAVVVNPAHAPLLAEWAQSKGLELRTDPAIRNGVRLVAAGGRAFVENALSERLERAWDALSAKAVRAIWG, encoded by the coding sequence ATGTCGAAGCTAGAGGATATCTTGCAGAATGAGGTGGCGGCCGAGATTGCGGCCATTGCCGCCGAGGCTGAGGCCAAGGCCAAGGCCATCCTCGAGGCCGCCCAAGCCCAGGCCGAGGCCTTGAAGGCCAACCGGCAGCGGGCCCTCGAGGCCGAGCACGCCGCGGCCTTGCGCCGGGCCGAGAGCGCGGCCGAGCTTCTGGTGAACCAGTCGCGCATCGCGGCCCGGGGCAGGGTGGTGGAGGAGGTGCGGGCCCAGGCCCTGCGCGCCTTGGAGGAGCTCACGGGCCAGCCCCAGTTTGGCGAGGTGTTAGTAAAGCTCGCCGAGGAGGCGCTGTCCGGCATGGGGGGAGCCGAGGCCGTGGTGGTGAACCCGGCCCACGCCCCCCTGCTGGCCGAATGGGCCCAGAGCAAGGGCCTGGAGCTCCGCACCGACCCGGCCATTCGCAATGGGGTGCGCCTGGTGGCTGCAGGGGGCAGGGCCTTCGTGGAGAACGCCCTGAGCGAGCGGCTCGAGCGGGCCTGGGACGCCCTTTCAGCCAAGGCTGTGCGGGCCATCTGGGGGTAG
- a CDS encoding V-type ATPase subunit, with product MSRGAFAYLNARLRARRSQMLPESFFQQALGLSFPDFVRLLGETVYGPDLVGEGLEDVDRAVARHLARTVGDLPTLVSGELRELVRLPLLRADLLNLKSILRAKHTGRPAEEVRGSLVGGTLPETLLNAMLQAPDAQSVAQLLQLPGHPLARALRQALVGNPSPLELEVALEREFFRLCFEKAKRLRQGRVAAYYALEADVTNLATAFKLQALGVSQPSAEEYFIPGGKHLTRAVFERIAAGDLAAMEALNGTPLAPLVGVRTLGELERESRKILLEKAAAGSTDSLGGGLALDYILRKQWEASRVRLLARRAYFNLPAEAVAREVA from the coding sequence GTGTCGCGCGGCGCCTTTGCCTACCTCAACGCCCGCCTGCGCGCCCGGCGAAGCCAGATGCTGCCGGAGTCGTTTTTCCAGCAGGCCCTGGGGCTTTCCTTTCCTGACTTCGTGCGCCTGTTGGGAGAGACGGTCTACGGCCCCGACCTGGTGGGGGAGGGCCTGGAGGATGTGGACCGGGCGGTGGCCCGCCACCTGGCCCGGACCGTGGGCGACCTCCCTACTTTGGTCAGCGGGGAGCTGCGGGAGCTGGTGCGCCTGCCGCTTTTGCGGGCAGACCTTTTGAACCTGAAGTCCATCCTGCGGGCCAAGCACACCGGCAGGCCGGCTGAGGAGGTGCGGGGGAGCCTGGTGGGGGGGACCCTGCCGGAGACCCTGCTCAACGCTATGTTGCAGGCCCCCGATGCGCAGAGCGTGGCCCAGCTCCTCCAGCTACCCGGCCACCCCCTGGCGCGGGCCCTGCGCCAGGCTTTGGTGGGGAACCCGAGCCCCCTCGAGCTGGAGGTTGCCCTCGAGCGGGAGTTCTTCCGCCTTTGCTTTGAGAAGGCCAAGAGGCTCAGGCAGGGACGGGTGGCCGCTTACTACGCCCTGGAGGCGGATGTGACCAACCTGGCCACCGCGTTCAAGCTCCAGGCCTTGGGGGTATCCCAGCCCAGCGCGGAGGAGTACTTCATTCCTGGAGGTAAGCACCTCACCCGCGCCGTCTTTGAACGCATAGCTGCGGGCGACCTGGCTGCTATGGAGGCCCTGAACGGTACCCCCCTGGCCCCTTTGGTAGGGGTGCGCACCCTGGGCGAGCTCGAGCGGGAATCCCGCAAGATTCTGCTGGAAAAGGCCGCGGCAGGGTCTACGGATAGCCTGGGAGGAGGATTGGCCTTGGACTACATCCTGCGCAAGCAGTGGGAGGCCAGCCGGGTGCGTCTGCTGGCCCGGCGGGCCTACTTCAACCTGCCGGCCGAGGCGGTAGCCAGGGAGGTGGCATGA
- a CDS encoding F0F1 ATP synthase subunit C produces the protein MKNAKLFKAALIVAVVVMATLAFAAEEGATVASLAPIGKGLAIGLGLLGTGMAQSAIGAAAVGAVAEDRRNFGTALIFFLIPETLAIFGLAFSFLIN, from the coding sequence ATGAAGAACGCCAAGCTGTTCAAGGCTGCTTTGATTGTCGCTGTGGTGGTAATGGCTACCCTTGCTTTCGCTGCCGAGGAAGGGGCTACGGTCGCTTCTTTGGCCCCCATTGGCAAGGGGCTGGCAATCGGTCTGGGTCTTTTGGGTACCGGTATGGCCCAAAGCGCCATTGGGGCGGCCGCGGTGGGCGCGGTGGCCGAGGATCGCCGCAACTTTGGTACAGCCCTGATCTTCTTCCTGATCCCTGAAACCCTTGCCATCTTCGGTCTGGCCTTCTCGTTCCTTATCAACTGA